In bacterium, a genomic segment contains:
- a CDS encoding sulfatase, with protein MSDRVARRRFVPIACLLIAGATLLTGCQGNAKQPNVLIVVLDTVRRDAAGWPTAATPPELTGAVLTPNVAALARRGVAWSNAWSAAPWTVPSHASLFTGLLPSGHGCNGLRPRLKADLPTLAGRLGDAGYETAAFYSNPWLADRSSWLLRGFQLRQEASIGGLTRMMVGESAHDQGGAASVASFRKWLLGRKPGRPFLAFVNILEAHLPYAPLPADLAVAAPGREAGGGVPIGWGHEYNAGLRDDASVDWSLVRACYAGDVVAADRLFGLILAALRDAGLEGETVVVVTSDHGENLGDHRLFEHQFSVHETLLAVPLAIAGPGIGPGGAVRDEPVMLTDLFATILELAGLPAETAPPGSRSLLGAAAADDRPLVGEYEGPSTGLVSMLEEINPQLDAARLRPARRTVRAGDLRLSWASDGSYALHDMAADPAQARDLAPARPDDVKRLRILLDALAGAAPGTVPAGKLDEATRRQLESLGYVH; from the coding sequence ATGTCCGATCGAGTCGCGCGACGCCGGTTCGTCCCGATCGCCTGCCTGCTCATCGCCGGGGCGACGCTGCTGACCGGGTGCCAGGGGAACGCGAAGCAGCCGAACGTCCTGATCGTCGTGCTGGACACCGTGCGCCGCGACGCCGCCGGCTGGCCGACCGCCGCCACCCCGCCGGAGCTGACCGGCGCCGTCCTGACGCCGAACGTGGCCGCGTTGGCCCGCCGCGGCGTCGCCTGGAGCAACGCCTGGTCCGCCGCGCCCTGGACGGTGCCGTCGCACGCCTCCCTGTTCACGGGCCTGCTGCCGTCGGGCCACGGCTGCAACGGCCTGCGGCCGCGCCTGAAGGCGGACCTGCCCACCCTGGCGGGGCGGCTCGGCGACGCCGGCTACGAGACGGCGGCCTTCTACAGCAACCCGTGGCTGGCCGACCGCTCCTCCTGGCTGCTGAGGGGCTTCCAGCTGCGCCAGGAGGCCTCCATCGGCGGGCTGACGCGCATGATGGTGGGGGAGTCGGCGCACGACCAGGGTGGAGCGGCCTCGGTGGCCAGCTTCCGCAAGTGGCTGCTCGGCCGCAAGCCCGGCCGGCCCTTCCTGGCCTTCGTGAACATCCTGGAGGCGCACCTGCCGTACGCGCCGCTGCCTGCCGACCTCGCCGTGGCCGCGCCGGGCCGGGAGGCGGGCGGGGGCGTCCCCATCGGCTGGGGCCACGAGTACAACGCGGGCCTGCGCGACGACGCCTCCGTGGACTGGTCGCTCGTGCGGGCCTGCTACGCCGGCGACGTGGTGGCCGCCGACCGGCTGTTCGGCCTGATCCTGGCCGCCCTGCGGGACGCCGGGCTCGAGGGGGAGACGGTCGTCGTGGTGACCTCGGACCACGGCGAGAATCTCGGTGATCACCGGCTCTTCGAGCACCAGTTCTCGGTTCACGAGACCCTGCTGGCCGTGCCGCTGGCGATCGCGGGCCCCGGGATCGGCCCCGGCGGCGCCGTGCGCGACGAGCCCGTGATGCTGACCGACCTGTTCGCCACGATCCTGGAACTCGCCGGTTTGCCCGCCGAGACGGCGCCGCCGGGCAGCCGCTCCCTGCTCGGCGCCGCCGCCGCGGACGACCGGCCGCTGGTCGGCGAGTACGAGGGGCCGAGCACGGGGCTGGTGAGCATGCTCGAGGAGATCAACCCGCAGCTGGACGCCGCGCGGCTGCGGCCCGCGCGCCGGACCGTGCGCGCCGGCGACCTGCGCCTGTCCTGGGCGTCGGACGGCTCGTACGCGCTGCACGACATGGCGGCCGACCCGGCGCAGGCGCGGGACCTGGCCCCCGCGCGGCCCGACGACGTGAAGCGCCTGCGCATCCTTCTGGACGCCCTGGCGGGCGCCGCGCCCGGCACGGTCCCGGCCGGAAAGCTGGACGAGGCGACGCGGCGGCAGCTCGAATCGCTGGGCTACGTCCACTGA
- a CDS encoding HDIG domain-containing protein encodes MNPQVLALWPELEWIRDAELREQTARTWEAALQESPLEAADLERIPFTLLVPGLKVSFMAHKRCVVHVARDAALKMNEFFGDDLHCDLDTVIAGAILADVGKLLEYTKNADGTTGTSDCGKYLRHPFTGVALARKCGVPDRVCHIIAAHAGEGDLVKRSVEAYVVHHADFMTFLPFKHKF; translated from the coding sequence ATGAATCCGCAAGTGCTTGCGCTGTGGCCGGAACTGGAATGGATCCGCGACGCCGAACTGCGCGAGCAGACCGCCCGGACCTGGGAAGCGGCCCTTCAGGAGAGCCCGCTGGAGGCCGCCGATCTCGAGCGGATCCCCTTCACCCTGCTGGTCCCGGGGCTGAAGGTCAGCTTCATGGCGCACAAGCGGTGCGTGGTCCACGTGGCCCGCGACGCGGCGTTGAAAATGAATGAATTCTTCGGCGACGACCTGCACTGCGATCTCGACACGGTCATCGCCGGCGCCATCCTCGCCGACGTGGGCAAGCTGCTCGAGTACACCAAGAACGCCGACGGGACGACGGGCACCAGCGACTGCGGCAAGTACCTGCGGCACCCGTTCACCGGCGTGGCCCTGGCGAGGAAGTGCGGCGTGCCGGACCGGGTCTGCCACATCATCGCGGCGCATGCGGGCGAGGGGGACCTGGTCAAGCGGTCGGTGGAGGCGTACGTCGTCCACCACGCGGACTTCATGACCTTCCTGCCGTTCAAGCACAAGTTCTAG
- a CDS encoding SLC13 family permease, translating into MSARVRVLLVDDDAVYRAALGARLRAASYEVVETGDGQEAVRLVRSDRGLDIVVVELAPPGLDGSEILGEIKKFRPEIPVLVLTGSGSVASAMDMGSRGAYRYLEKSADFALILEVLGEARHEKLRTMARHDMALPTLASARARLWGGHNHRPAVVILGMLLLGAAYVLPPPPALIALLGTPKTVTPAGTVVADPIAGYAEYREMDDGETIASHYASQHGTNAERDGDAGGSAATTAAVARKAMLMVALLLAGAMYWATGAVPIGITAIFVAAALYAFGIMRPDQVAQAFAKDSVIFIFGVLAMSRVITRTGLDRRLGMVLLAPVRSLPLFLFLFLPVFALACSFISESVLVAVMMPLLLVVHAASVRERGVGQDRQLLTLLALGLCFASNLGGPGSPAAGARNAVMIGILEEYGRAPSFVEWLRYGLPFVPVATLLLGAYLAVAFRKTVFGVRLDAASAIRRTAVTMGPANRDERLTGLVFGGVILLWIAAGSRMGMGGPILLGLVALNLLQVLKWRDVIRIPWEVVFLYAGASAIGKGLAATGGALYLAESAVRLMPETWLQGTGLPLIAALLAGVTTNFMSDGATVAAVGPITVPMARAAAQHPWAVGLATAFASSFAHMLIIGTPSNAMVYAMCRDPVTGGHPVSQRDFLRHGAAVFVLSFVVLWFWTMTTYWKWLGFPAL; encoded by the coding sequence ATGTCGGCGCGGGTCAGGGTGCTGCTGGTCGACGACGACGCGGTCTACCGCGCCGCGCTCGGCGCCCGCCTGCGGGCCGCCTCCTACGAGGTGGTCGAGACCGGCGACGGGCAGGAAGCCGTCCGGCTGGTCCGCTCGGACCGCGGTCTCGACATCGTCGTGGTCGAACTCGCGCCCCCCGGGCTGGACGGCAGCGAGATCCTCGGCGAGATCAAGAAGTTCCGGCCGGAGATCCCCGTGCTCGTGCTGACGGGCTCGGGGTCCGTCGCCTCGGCCATGGACATGGGCAGCCGGGGCGCCTACCGCTACCTCGAGAAATCGGCCGATTTCGCGCTCATCCTCGAGGTGCTGGGAGAGGCCCGCCACGAGAAGCTGCGCACCATGGCGCGCCACGACATGGCCCTGCCCACCCTGGCCTCGGCCCGGGCCCGCCTGTGGGGGGGGCACAACCACCGACCCGCCGTCGTCATCCTGGGGATGCTCCTGCTCGGGGCCGCCTACGTGTTGCCGCCGCCGCCCGCCCTGATCGCCCTGCTCGGCACCCCCAAGACCGTCACGCCCGCCGGCACGGTCGTCGCCGACCCGATCGCCGGCTACGCCGAGTACCGGGAGATGGACGACGGGGAGACGATCGCGTCGCATTACGCCAGCCAGCACGGGACGAACGCGGAGCGGGACGGGGATGCCGGGGGGAGCGCGGCGACCACCGCCGCCGTCGCCCGCAAGGCCATGCTGATGGTGGCGCTGCTGCTGGCGGGCGCGATGTACTGGGCCACCGGCGCGGTGCCGATCGGGATCACGGCGATCTTCGTGGCGGCCGCGCTGTACGCGTTCGGCATCATGAGGCCCGACCAGGTCGCCCAGGCCTTCGCCAAGGATTCGGTGATCTTCATCTTCGGCGTGCTGGCCATGTCGCGGGTGATCACGCGCACGGGGCTGGACCGCCGCCTCGGGATGGTGCTGCTGGCGCCGGTGCGCAGCCTGCCGCTGTTCCTGTTCCTCTTCCTGCCGGTGTTCGCCCTGGCCTGCTCGTTCATCTCGGAGTCGGTGCTGGTGGCGGTGATGATGCCGCTGCTGCTGGTCGTCCACGCCGCCTCGGTGCGCGAGCGCGGGGTCGGGCAGGACCGGCAGCTGCTGACGCTGCTGGCGCTGGGGCTGTGCTTCGCCTCGAACCTGGGGGGGCCGGGCTCGCCGGCGGCGGGAGCCCGCAACGCCGTGATGATCGGCATCCTCGAGGAGTACGGCCGGGCGCCGTCCTTCGTCGAGTGGCTGCGCTACGGCCTGCCGTTCGTCCCGGTCGCGACCCTGCTGCTGGGCGCGTACCTCGCGGTCGCCTTCCGCAAGACCGTGTTCGGGGTCCGGCTGGACGCCGCCTCCGCCATCCGGCGCACGGCCGTCACCATGGGCCCCGCCAACCGCGACGAGCGGCTGACCGGCCTCGTGTTCGGCGGGGTGATCCTGCTGTGGATCGCGGCGGGGTCGCGCATGGGCATGGGCGGCCCGATCCTGCTCGGCCTGGTGGCCCTGAACCTGCTGCAGGTCCTGAAGTGGCGCGACGTGATCAGGATCCCCTGGGAAGTCGTCTTCCTCTACGCCGGCGCCAGCGCCATCGGCAAGGGGCTCGCCGCCACCGGCGGCGCCCTCTACCTGGCCGAGAGCGCGGTGCGGCTCATGCCCGAAACCTGGTTGCAGGGCACGGGCCTGCCCCTGATCGCGGCGCTGTTGGCGGGCGTGACCACGAACTTCATGAGCGACGGCGCCACCGTGGCGGCCGTCGGCCCGATCACGGTGCCCATGGCCCGCGCGGCGGCGCAGCACCCCTGGGCGGTGGGCCTGGCGACCGCGTTCGCGTCCTCGTTCGCCCACATGCTGATCATCGGCACGCCGAGCAACGCCATGGTCTACGCGATGTGCCGGGACCCGGTCACCGGCGGGCACCCCGTCTCGCAGCGCGATTTCCTGCGCCACGGCGCGGCCGTCTTCGTGCTGAGCTTCGTCGTGCTGTGGTTCTGGACGATGACGACGTACTGGAAGTGGCTCGGTTTCCCCGCGCTCTGA
- a CDS encoding outer membrane beta-barrel protein, translating into MKLRNRWGLLLLALLASSAPAAVAGGLGPEVLLEAGAVAPLGDLGDDYEEPLGFGAGLGYQVGFRLRLQVAPDWTVSPCFHYVKPRSRTGTDATLGEIETSTSMYRYGVDARYALPSRPGAPHLFLTGGLAVVRDRLREQDDEGQFFAESCNAVAVAAGVGLRLDLLEISAQYEVNRFTTNRFWSPQDTGYNWDTISIRVGVALPRSFGVPIQRSQ; encoded by the coding sequence GTGAAGCTCCGGAACCGTTGGGGACTGCTCCTGCTCGCGCTGCTGGCGTCGTCGGCCCCGGCGGCCGTCGCGGGCGGCCTCGGCCCCGAAGTGCTGCTCGAGGCGGGAGCGGTGGCGCCCCTCGGCGATCTCGGCGACGACTACGAGGAGCCGCTGGGTTTCGGCGCCGGTCTCGGCTACCAGGTCGGTTTCCGCCTGCGCCTGCAGGTCGCGCCGGACTGGACCGTCTCCCCCTGCTTCCACTACGTGAAGCCGCGGTCCCGCACCGGGACCGACGCGACGCTCGGCGAGATCGAGACGTCCACCTCGATGTACCGCTACGGCGTCGATGCGCGCTACGCCCTGCCGTCGCGTCCCGGCGCGCCGCACCTGTTCCTGACCGGCGGCCTCGCCGTGGTCCGCGACCGCCTGCGCGAACAGGACGACGAGGGCCAGTTCTTCGCCGAGAGCTGCAACGCCGTCGCCGTGGCCGCCGGCGTTGGCCTGCGCCTGGACCTGCTGGAGATCTCGGCCCAGTACGAGGTGAACCGGTTCACCACGAACCGGTTCTGGTCGCCGCAGGACACCGGGTACAACTGGGACACGATCTCGATACGGGTGGGTGTCGCGCTGCCGCGGTCGTTCGGGGTGCCCATCCAGCGCTCCCAGTAG
- the ppk2 gene encoding polyphosphate kinase 2 — translation MTPKSKDKAPDGDRTARHVEPETSRHRSKLPGDLYDREMARLEVELVKLQAWIRHAGLKVVVIFEGRDAAGKGGVIKRITEPLNPRIARVVALSVPTEREKTQWYFQRYIAHLPGAGEMVLFDRSWYNRAGVERVMNFCTDEEHQEFLRSCPEFERMLVRSGILLVKYWFSVSDDEQERRFKDRLSDPTKRWKLSPMDVESRSRWVEYSRAKDEMFAHTDIKQAPWYVVDGDDKKRARLNCISHLLGLIPYEDLTPEPITLPPRQTGAEYVRPPLSDQTFVPELYP, via the coding sequence ATGACCCCCAAGTCGAAGGACAAGGCGCCCGACGGCGACCGGACGGCCCGGCACGTCGAACCCGAGACGAGCCGCCACCGCAGCAAGCTGCCCGGCGACCTGTACGACAGGGAGATGGCCCGGCTCGAGGTCGAGCTGGTCAAGCTCCAGGCCTGGATCCGGCACGCCGGCCTGAAGGTCGTGGTGATCTTCGAGGGGCGCGACGCGGCCGGCAAGGGCGGCGTCATCAAGCGGATCACCGAACCGCTGAACCCCCGCATCGCCCGCGTCGTCGCCCTGAGCGTGCCGACCGAACGCGAGAAGACCCAGTGGTACTTCCAGCGTTACATCGCCCACCTGCCGGGGGCCGGCGAGATGGTGCTGTTCGACCGCAGCTGGTACAACCGCGCCGGCGTCGAGCGGGTCATGAATTTCTGCACCGACGAGGAGCACCAGGAGTTCCTGCGCAGCTGCCCCGAGTTCGAGCGCATGCTGGTGCGCTCCGGGATCCTGCTGGTCAAGTACTGGTTCTCCGTCAGCGACGACGAGCAGGAGCGGCGCTTCAAGGACCGCCTCTCCGACCCGACCAAACGCTGGAAGCTCAGTCCCATGGACGTGGAGTCGCGGTCGCGGTGGGTGGAGTACTCGCGCGCCAAGGACGAGATGTTCGCGCACACCGACATCAAGCAGGCGCCGTGGTACGTGGTCGACGGGGACGACAAGAAGCGCGCGCGGCTGAACTGCATCAGCCACCTGCTGGGACTGATCCCCTACGAGGACCTGACTCCCGAGCCGATCACGCTGCCGCCGCGGCAGACGGGGGCGGAGTACGTGAGGCCGCCGCTGAGCGACCAGACGTTCGTACCGGAGTTGTATCCGTAG
- a CDS encoding mechanosensitive ion channel family protein encodes MPAEWSLGLEKLFTAVSLTAVLRTVVVLVVGLSLARLLSVAAENIIGRRTSPQGAMLLRRAINYVLVSLVILGALNSLGIELGVLLGAAGVLTVALGFASQTSASNLISGLFLVMERPFVVGDVITVDDVTGEVLTIDMLSTKLRTFDNLYVRMPNETIIKSRVTNLTHFPIRRIDLRLGVAYREDLARVREVLDAVAAANPLCLDDPQPLFLVQGFGDSTQQFQYSVWAARDNYLELRNSIQMQIKAAFDREGIEIPFPHRTLRLEGATLPVHVIEDGRDGGGV; translated from the coding sequence GTGCCGGCGGAATGGAGCCTGGGACTGGAGAAGCTGTTCACGGCCGTGAGCCTGACGGCCGTGCTGCGCACCGTCGTGGTGCTGGTGGTCGGGCTGAGCCTGGCGCGCCTGCTGAGCGTCGCGGCCGAGAACATCATCGGCCGCCGCACGAGCCCCCAGGGCGCGATGCTGCTGCGCCGCGCCATCAACTACGTGCTCGTCTCGCTCGTGATCCTCGGGGCGCTCAACAGCCTGGGCATCGAGCTGGGCGTCCTGCTCGGCGCCGCCGGCGTGCTGACCGTCGCGCTGGGCTTCGCCTCGCAGACCTCCGCGTCGAACCTCATCAGCGGCCTGTTCCTGGTCATGGAGCGCCCCTTCGTGGTGGGCGACGTGATCACCGTCGACGACGTGACCGGCGAGGTGCTGACCATCGACATGCTGTCGACCAAGCTGAGGACCTTCGACAACCTCTACGTGCGGATGCCCAACGAGACGATCATCAAGTCGCGGGTCACCAACCTGACGCACTTCCCGATCCGCCGCATCGATCTGCGCCTGGGCGTGGCGTACCGCGAGGACCTCGCCCGCGTGCGCGAGGTGCTGGACGCCGTGGCCGCGGCCAACCCGCTCTGCCTCGACGACCCGCAGCCGCTGTTCCTCGTGCAGGGTTTCGGCGACTCCACCCAGCAGTTCCAGTACTCGGTGTGGGCGGCGCGCGACAACTACCTGGAGCTGCGCAACTCGATCCAGATGCAGATCAAGGCGGCCTTCGACCGCGAGGGCATCGAGATCCCGTTCCCGCACCGCACGCTGCGCCTCGAGGGCGCGACGCTGCCGGTGCACGTGATCGAGGACGGCCGCGACGGCGGCGGGGTCTGA
- a CDS encoding ferredoxin, with amino-acid sequence MADPTDKVGSNIEGTWYVDSNCIDCDLCRQTAPDNFERNEDEGYSFVYKQPESPEEEELCREALEECPVEAIGDDG; translated from the coding sequence ATGGCCGATCCTACCGACAAGGTCGGGAGCAACATCGAGGGTACCTGGTACGTCGACAGCAACTGCATCGACTGCGATCTCTGCCGGCAGACCGCCCCCGACAACTTCGAACGCAACGAGGACGAAGGCTACAGCTTCGTCTACAAGCAGCCCGAGTCGCCCGAGGAGGAGGAACTCTGCCGGGAAGCCCTGGAGGAGTGCCCCGTCGAGGCGATCGGCGACGACGGCTAG
- a CDS encoding DegQ family serine endoprotease: MKRLPTDKFPRPAAALLLLAAGALAAFAVSAVDRDAAADLVLPDSARAATAPAAADAPRSYADLAALVMPGVVNISTDKVVEMPDWHPMMNDPMFRRFFGDPEAPGQQEQIERSLGSGVIISGDGYILTSNHVIERASKIRVLFDDSKELEAKIIGQDERTDVALIKVETDEALPFLRIGDSDALRIGDQVMAVGNPFGVGQTVTLGIVSAVGRSIGLIDYEDFIQTDASINPGNSGGALVDMNGALVGINTAILSRSGGSQGVGFAIPSNMAVTIKDMLVKHGKVQRAWLGVITAEVDQTMAEALGMKSPRGVLVSTVNEGTPAAKAGLQENDIILLVDGQAVNSISDLRNTISLSGVGHDAKLQILRDGRERQVTVTLGELPEDPTVAAEPKDEGEGADGIEGVTVRELNDALRQRLRLAEGTEGVVVAEVAQTSNASHRGLRQGDVIVEVARETVATLDDYRRLVKKDADRPVLLKIRRGDQYQVLAVPR, from the coding sequence ATGAAACGGCTCCCCACGGACAAATTCCCGCGTCCCGCCGCGGCGCTGCTGCTGCTGGCGGCCGGCGCGCTGGCGGCCTTCGCCGTCTCGGCCGTCGACCGCGACGCCGCCGCCGACCTGGTCCTGCCCGATTCCGCCCGCGCGGCCACCGCGCCCGCCGCCGCCGACGCGCCCCGGTCCTACGCCGACCTGGCGGCCCTGGTCATGCCCGGCGTGGTGAACATCTCCACCGACAAGGTCGTGGAGATGCCGGACTGGCACCCGATGATGAACGACCCGATGTTCCGGCGGTTCTTCGGCGACCCCGAAGCCCCGGGCCAGCAGGAGCAGATCGAGCGCTCCCTCGGCTCCGGCGTGATCATCAGCGGGGACGGCTACATCCTGACCAGCAACCACGTCATCGAGCGGGCGAGCAAGATCCGCGTGCTCTTCGACGACAGCAAGGAGCTGGAGGCGAAGATCATCGGCCAGGACGAGCGCACCGACGTCGCCCTGATCAAGGTGGAGACCGACGAGGCGCTGCCGTTCCTGCGGATCGGCGACTCCGACGCCCTGCGGATCGGCGACCAGGTCATGGCCGTGGGCAACCCCTTCGGCGTGGGGCAGACGGTCACCCTGGGCATCGTCAGCGCGGTGGGCCGCAGCATCGGCCTGATCGACTACGAGGACTTCATCCAGACCGACGCCTCGATCAACCCCGGCAACAGCGGCGGCGCCCTGGTCGACATGAACGGCGCCCTGGTGGGCATCAACACCGCGATCCTCAGCCGCAGCGGCGGTTCGCAGGGCGTGGGCTTCGCCATCCCCAGCAACATGGCCGTCACGATCAAGGACATGCTCGTCAAGCACGGCAAGGTCCAGCGCGCCTGGCTGGGCGTGATCACCGCCGAGGTGGACCAGACGATGGCCGAGGCGCTGGGCATGAAGTCGCCGCGCGGCGTGCTCGTCTCCACCGTCAACGAGGGCACGCCCGCCGCGAAGGCGGGCCTGCAGGAGAACGACATCATCCTGCTGGTCGACGGCCAGGCCGTGAACTCGATCAGCGACCTGCGCAACACCATCAGCCTGAGCGGCGTGGGGCACGACGCGAAGCTGCAGATCCTGCGCGACGGCCGCGAGCGCCAGGTGACGGTCACCCTGGGCGAACTGCCCGAGGACCCGACCGTCGCCGCGGAGCCGAAGGACGAGGGCGAGGGAGCCGACGGCATCGAGGGCGTCACCGTCCGCGAGCTGAACGACGCCCTGCGCCAGAGGCTGCGGCTGGCCGAGGGGACCGAGGGCGTCGTGGTCGCCGAGGTGGCCCAGACCAGCAACGCCAGCCACCGCGGGCTGCGCCAGGGCGACGTGATCGTCGAGGTGGCGCGCGAGACCGTCGCCACCCTGGACGACTACCGCCGCCTGGTGAAGAAGGACGCCGACCGGCCCGTCCTGCTGAAGATCCGGCGCGGCGACCAGTACCAGGTGCTGGCCGTCCCCAGGTAG